One genomic segment of Candidatus Methanoperedens sp. includes these proteins:
- a CDS encoding PspA/IM30 family protein has translation MGLIERTSTIIKSKINKILGKFEDPRETLDYSYEKQLELLQNVKRGVAEVTTSKKRLEIQKVKLEQNVQKLDDQSREAVKAGREDLARIALERKSTSQGEIASLTQQIADIANQQEKLTATEKRLSTKIESFRSTKETIKAQYSAAEAQVKVTEAVSGIGEEMSDVGLAVQRAQDKTETMKARADALDELVDAGTLEDVTGGTKDDIDRELSKIKSKGDVDAQLEALKKEMGK, from the coding sequence ATGGGGCTAATAGAAAGAACAAGTACGATCATAAAATCAAAAATAAACAAGATCTTAGGGAAATTCGAGGATCCGAGGGAAACTCTTGATTACTCTTATGAGAAACAGCTTGAACTCTTGCAGAACGTAAAGAGAGGCGTTGCGGAGGTCACGACCTCGAAGAAACGGCTTGAAATCCAGAAAGTAAAACTCGAGCAAAACGTGCAGAAACTGGACGATCAGTCGCGAGAGGCGGTAAAAGCAGGAAGGGAGGACCTTGCCAGGATCGCGCTTGAGAGGAAGAGCACATCGCAGGGCGAAATCGCAAGCCTCACCCAGCAGATCGCAGATATTGCAAATCAGCAGGAGAAGCTTACAGCAACTGAAAAGCGACTCTCCACGAAGATAGAATCCTTCCGCTCCACAAAAGAAACGATAAAAGCCCAGTACAGCGCGGCAGAGGCGCAGGTCAAGGTCACGGAAGCCGTCAGCGGCATCGGGGAAGAGATGAGCGATGTGGGCCTTGCAGTCCAGCGGGCGCAGGATAAGACAGAGACCATGAAAGCGCGCGCGGATGCGCTGGATGAACTTGTTGATGCAGGAACGCTTGAGGATGTGACTGGAGGAACGAAGGATGATATTGACAGGGAGCTTTCAAAGATAAAATCCAAGGGAGATGTGGATGCGCAGCTTGAGGCGCTGAAGAAGGAGATGGGAAAATGA
- a CDS encoding ATP-binding protein: MVKDSVGVIFGKTDSLNFRFAVSNIINTNKSDYVKVWHESDGWILAQVTSITSSSEDFDIEEAVDVAGGGSRMGDMDERIIAEATVIGSRSKEGTLNVPKSPFSPGDKVFNADEMLIRQTLGLMRGDVYIGLLEGQNIHVNLDANNLVQKHCSILAKTGAGKSYTGGVILEELLDKNVPLLIIDPHGEYSTLKFPNEEKASSFERYGITPKGYATQVTVYTPANKMLNPAADTLFRLNGINLGIKDLAQFFSEESSQNQTGILYEAVSKLKAEKSTYTIDDIIFEVGQNKSKVKWNVINKLEGLRETGILSDRATTVSELVQDGRASIIDMKGVNPDMQAMIVAKLCGDLFEARKLNTVPPLMLVLEEAHNFCPEKGFGRTVSSDILRTIASEGRKFGLGLMVVSQRPARVDKNILSQCNTQIIMKVTNPNDLKAISKGLEGISSDVEEDIKRLAPGVAMIVSTYIERPILVDIRTRKSKHGGASVPVVKAQVTEVKKETLPVKAEQTSPASPSILKKLMPLPIIEKNRDNLEKKEPENPSGEKPVQKKQRSKREMSLYAKMFGSRKK, encoded by the coding sequence ATGGTAAAGGACTCAGTCGGCGTCATATTCGGAAAAACGGATTCTTTAAACTTCAGGTTCGCGGTTTCCAACATCATTAACACAAATAAATCTGATTATGTTAAAGTCTGGCACGAATCTGACGGATGGATACTTGCCCAGGTCACATCCATCACAAGTTCCAGCGAGGATTTCGACATAGAGGAAGCCGTTGACGTAGCCGGGGGCGGTTCCAGGATGGGTGATATGGATGAGAGGATCATTGCCGAGGCAACTGTCATCGGTTCAAGAAGCAAGGAGGGAACCCTGAACGTGCCGAAATCCCCATTCAGCCCTGGAGATAAGGTCTTCAACGCAGACGAGATGCTCATAAGACAAACGCTGGGTCTGATGCGCGGGGATGTTTACATCGGTCTCCTTGAAGGGCAGAATATACATGTTAATCTGGATGCCAACAACCTTGTTCAGAAGCACTGTAGCATCCTTGCCAAGACCGGCGCGGGCAAATCCTATACCGGCGGGGTCATACTCGAAGAACTTCTCGATAAGAACGTGCCACTTCTCATCATTGACCCGCACGGGGAATACTCCACACTTAAATTTCCGAATGAGGAGAAAGCGTCTTCCTTTGAGCGGTACGGCATAACGCCAAAAGGCTACGCCACGCAGGTTACAGTATATACGCCTGCCAATAAGATGCTTAATCCTGCGGCAGATACGCTTTTTCGGTTAAACGGCATAAACCTTGGAATAAAAGACCTGGCGCAATTTTTCTCTGAAGAAAGCTCTCAGAACCAGACAGGTATACTCTACGAGGCTGTCTCGAAGCTCAAGGCCGAGAAATCGACATATACCATCGACGATATTATTTTCGAAGTGGGACAGAACAAAAGCAAGGTCAAATGGAACGTTATCAATAAACTGGAGGGGCTCAGGGAGACTGGTATATTATCAGACAGGGCGACGACGGTTTCCGAGCTCGTTCAGGATGGCAGGGCCTCCATAATTGATATGAAGGGTGTGAACCCCGATATGCAAGCCATGATAGTTGCGAAGTTGTGCGGAGACCTTTTCGAGGCTCGAAAGCTCAACACCGTGCCTCCGCTGATGCTGGTGCTTGAAGAGGCGCACAATTTCTGTCCTGAAAAGGGATTCGGGAGAACGGTGAGTTCGGATATCCTTCGCACAATCGCCTCGGAGGGGAGGAAATTCGGTCTGGGCCTGATGGTTGTTTCACAGCGCCCGGCAAGAGTGGATAAGAACATCCTTTCTCAGTGCAATACACAGATCATTATGAAGGTGACGAATCCCAATGACCTGAAAGCGATAAGCAAAGGACTTGAAGGTATAAGCTCAGATGTGGAAGAGGATATCAAGCGCCTTGCACCGGGCGTTGCGATGATAGTAAGTACCTATATCGAGCGTCCCATACTGGTGGATATCAGGACAAGGAAAAGCAAGCATGGAGGAGCCAGCGTTCCTGTTGTCAAAGCCCAGGTTACAGAAGTGAAAAAAGAGACATTGCCTGTAAAAGCTGAACAGACTTCCCCTGCATCGCCTTCAATTTTGAAAAAGCTCATGCCTTTACCCATCATAGAAAAAAACAGGGATAATTTAGAAAAAAAAGAGCCAGAAAATCCATCAGGGGAAAAGCCAGTGCAAAAGAAACAAAGATCAAAGCGTGAAATGAGCCTTTATGCTAAAATGTTCGGTTCGAGGAAGAAATGA
- the thiC gene encoding phosphomethylpyrimidine synthase ThiC: MTTLMEQAHAGLVTSEIKRVAANEGVNAETVRTLLAQGLLVIPKNIKSRSLPVGIGKLMRTKINANLGTSRDYADIDAEVEKAKTAEKYGADTIMDLSTGGDLDLVRKRIMDAVSVPVGSVPIYQAASQGIENMTSDDMFNAVRKHAEDGIDFITVHAGVTRSSFERLKNSERILDVVSRGGAFTISWMEHNGKENPFYSEYDYLLEIAREYDLTLSLGDGMRPGCINDASDRAKFQEFITLGELVKRARAAGIQTLVEGPGHVPIDEIGLSVSAMKHLTGNAPLYLLGPLVTDIAPGYDHITAAMGGAVAGMHGADFLCMTTPAEHLALPDLEDIREGTIVTRIAAHAADLTKEGVRERARAYDREMALARRDLDWNRQFAIAIDSEKARKIHARSRNVDTCSMCGELCSIKMMREVMKK, encoded by the coding sequence ATGACCACATTGATGGAGCAGGCGCATGCAGGTCTTGTGACATCGGAGATTAAGCGTGTTGCTGCAAATGAGGGGGTAAACGCAGAAACGGTCCGGACGCTCCTTGCCCAGGGGCTGCTCGTCATCCCGAAGAATATCAAAAGCAGATCACTTCCAGTCGGCATAGGAAAACTGATGCGGACAAAGATCAACGCAAATCTTGGCACTTCAAGGGATTACGCGGATATCGATGCAGAGGTGGAGAAGGCAAAAACCGCTGAAAAATACGGCGCCGATACCATAATGGACTTATCCACGGGCGGAGACCTTGACCTTGTGCGCAAGCGTATTATGGATGCTGTCAGTGTCCCGGTAGGTTCCGTTCCGATATACCAGGCAGCAAGCCAGGGTATCGAGAATATGACCTCCGATGATATGTTCAATGCCGTAAGAAAGCATGCTGAAGACGGCATTGATTTTATCACAGTGCATGCGGGGGTGACCCGAAGTTCATTCGAGCGCCTGAAAAACAGTGAAAGGATACTCGATGTGGTCAGCCGTGGAGGTGCGTTCACTATATCATGGATGGAGCACAACGGCAAGGAGAACCCGTTTTATTCAGAATATGATTACCTGCTTGAGATTGCACGAGAATACGACCTCACACTCAGCCTTGGTGACGGCATGCGCCCCGGGTGTATCAACGATGCTTCGGACAGGGCGAAGTTCCAGGAGTTCATTACCCTTGGCGAGCTTGTGAAAAGGGCGCGGGCGGCTGGCATCCAGACTCTTGTAGAAGGCCCGGGGCATGTCCCGATAGATGAGATCGGGCTTTCGGTGAGCGCGATGAAGCACCTGACAGGAAACGCCCCGCTCTATCTTCTCGGCCCGCTTGTTACCGATATCGCGCCGGGGTACGATCATATAACCGCCGCGATGGGTGGCGCGGTGGCAGGAATGCACGGCGCGGATTTCCTGTGCATGACCACGCCTGCCGAACATCTTGCGCTTCCGGACTTGGAGGACATCAGGGAGGGCACGATAGTGACAAGGATAGCTGCCCATGCAGCCGACCTGACAAAGGAAGGCGTGAGGGAACGGGCGCGAGCCTATGACCGTGAGATGGCGCTGGCACGGCGGGACCTTGACTGGAATCGGCAGTTCGCGATAGCCATAGATAGTGAGAAAGCCAGGAAGATCCATGCCAGGAGCAGGAATGTGGATACGTGCAGCATGTGCGGGGAGCTGTGCTCGATCAAGATGATGAGAGAAGTGATGAAGAAGTGA
- a CDS encoding ATP-dependent DNA helicase, translated as MKIQDLKLPANIIRFYHDSGITELYPPQAEAIKAGLLESKNLVAAIPTASGKTLLAEFAMLKSILDEKKEGKALYIVPLRALASEKFDRFRSFESIKKSDGKGVSCGIATGDFDSTDEWLGNFNIIVATSEKVDSLLRNRSRWMEEITIVIADEVHLIDSPDRGPTLEIVLAKLMRINPEMNIIALSATIGNANEIAKWLNAELVVSDWRPIELKEGVFFGRAINFINGQREIKETQRDSTISLVVDTLTEGGQILVFESSRKNAEGLASRIGTAISPLIPSETKEKLKLLAADIRESSEVDTAKKLALCIENGSAFHHAGLISEQRKIIETGFRAGTIKALSATPTLAAGLNLPARRVVIKGYRRYDANFGLTPIPVLEYKQMAGRAGRPHLDPYGESVLVAKSYDEMEGLMQEYVLAKVEKIWSKLGSENALRTHILSTIATGFARSMEELLEFMGATFYSCQQEPWSLKVVIDKVIGFLVDKKMVVEKDGLFPTRLGELVSRLYIDPLSASMIIEGMEKIEEKRIFFTELTLLHLVCSTPDMRKLYLRSNDYDPLSDIVMEHHTEFVQIPAQFKVDYEWFLSEVKTACVMIDWITEKKEEEIVKKYGIGEGDIRALAETTQWLVHSMAELGSFQKRSCAQKARELVERVEYGASPELLDLIQIRGIGRVRARRLYDAGFRDMEALRVAEPKIIAKIIGTKTAQKILRQIGTRASMEQEPAEKEQSKLGDF; from the coding sequence ATGAAAATCCAGGACCTCAAACTTCCCGCCAATATTATCCGGTTCTATCACGATTCAGGCATAACAGAGCTTTACCCGCCGCAGGCAGAAGCCATCAAGGCCGGACTTCTTGAAAGCAAAAATCTCGTGGCTGCGATACCTACAGCCTCAGGAAAAACCCTGCTGGCGGAATTCGCGATGCTTAAATCAATACTGGATGAAAAAAAGGAAGGAAAAGCATTATACATCGTTCCCCTGCGGGCGCTTGCCAGTGAGAAGTTCGATCGGTTCAGAAGCTTTGAAAGCATAAAAAAAAGTGATGGCAAGGGAGTATCATGCGGTATCGCGACCGGCGATTTTGATTCAACTGACGAGTGGCTGGGGAATTTTAACATCATAGTTGCAACCTCTGAAAAAGTGGATTCGCTCCTTCGCAACAGGAGCCGCTGGATGGAAGAGATAACTATCGTGATCGCGGATGAGGTCCATCTAATTGATTCTCCCGACCGCGGCCCGACACTTGAGATCGTTCTTGCAAAATTGATGCGCATCAATCCCGAAATGAACATCATTGCACTGTCAGCCACTATCGGGAATGCAAATGAGATCGCCAAATGGCTGAATGCCGAACTGGTGGTAAGCGACTGGCGCCCTATCGAATTAAAGGAAGGCGTCTTTTTCGGGAGGGCGATAAATTTCATCAACGGCCAGCGGGAGATCAAGGAAACGCAAAGGGACAGCACCATTTCCCTCGTGGTGGATACACTCACCGAAGGCGGGCAGATACTTGTTTTTGAGAGCAGCCGGAAGAACGCCGAGGGTCTGGCTTCCCGCATCGGGACAGCGATATCCCCGCTTATTCCGAGTGAAACAAAAGAGAAACTCAAACTGCTGGCCGCAGACATACGCGAATCAAGCGAAGTGGACACCGCAAAAAAACTTGCCCTCTGCATCGAGAATGGAAGCGCATTTCATCATGCAGGTCTTATCTCGGAGCAGCGCAAAATAATTGAGACAGGCTTCCGAGCCGGAACGATAAAAGCACTTTCGGCTACGCCAACGCTTGCTGCGGGTCTTAATCTCCCCGCGAGGAGGGTCGTGATCAAAGGATACCGCAGATACGACGCCAACTTCGGACTGACGCCCATACCCGTGCTTGAGTACAAGCAGATGGCGGGGAGGGCAGGACGTCCGCACCTTGACCCGTATGGCGAATCAGTGCTCGTGGCAAAATCATACGATGAAATGGAGGGACTCATGCAGGAGTACGTCCTTGCGAAGGTCGAAAAGATCTGGTCAAAGCTAGGGAGCGAGAACGCCCTGCGAACACACATCCTCTCCACCATTGCGACAGGTTTCGCGAGAAGCATGGAAGAACTCCTTGAGTTCATGGGCGCCACGTTCTATTCCTGCCAGCAGGAGCCCTGGAGCCTGAAGGTTGTTATTGATAAGGTGATCGGTTTTCTGGTCGATAAGAAAATGGTCGTTGAGAAAGATGGGCTTTTCCCGACGCGCCTCGGGGAACTGGTCTCCCGTTTGTATATCGATCCCCTCTCAGCTTCGATGATAATTGAGGGAATGGAGAAGATAGAAGAAAAGAGGATATTTTTTACTGAATTGACCTTGCTCCATCTTGTCTGCAGTACCCCGGATATGCGCAAACTCTACCTTCGCTCCAATGACTATGACCCTCTGAGCGACATTGTGATGGAGCACCATACCGAATTCGTGCAGATCCCCGCGCAGTTCAAGGTGGATTATGAATGGTTCCTGTCCGAGGTCAAGACGGCATGCGTTATGATTGATTGGATTACCGAGAAAAAGGAAGAAGAGATCGTCAAGAAATACGGCATCGGCGAAGGGGACATCAGGGCGCTGGCCGAAACCACACAGTGGCTCGTGCATTCGATGGCAGAGCTTGGTTCATTCCAGAAAAGGTCTTGCGCGCAAAAAGCAAGGGAACTTGTGGAGCGCGTGGAATACGGTGCAAGCCCCGAGCTGCTTGATCTTATCCAGATAAGGGGCATCGGCAGGGTGCGTGCCAGGAGGCTGTACGATGCAGGGTTCAGGGACATGGAAGCGCTCAGGGTGGCAGAGCCGAAAATTATCGCAAAAATAATCGGTACGAAAACAGCCCAGAAAATCTTAAGACAAATAGGAACACGTGCATCAATGGAACAGGAACCTGCAGAAAAAGAACAGAGCAAACTCGGAGATTTTTAG
- the uppS gene encoding polyprenyl diphosphate synthase, translating to MSFAGNLIYGSYETLLANEIKEKPVPSHVAIIMDGNRRFAKKHGMAYYYGHFKGADTTENVLDWSFDLGISQLTVYAFSTENFLRPVEEQKRLFDLIGIKFDKICMDARTHKRRMRVRILGNTDLLPDSLKSSARHAEEITKNYDGVYLNVALAYGGRQELVDAARAMAAKVKKGMLSLEDIDEDAITENLSLSGGALPCVDLIVRTGGDERISNFLPWQANGNECAAYFCAPYWPEFRKIDFLRAIRTYQTRESERQKNTVMRIVRLLSYYGRVEVEDVISISRKSIAIPKHEIIKILRDLAYKNVVISRMIKW from the coding sequence TTGAGTTTTGCAGGAAATCTAATATACGGAAGTTATGAAACGCTGCTTGCCAATGAAATAAAAGAAAAACCAGTCCCCTCGCATGTTGCGATAATCATGGACGGCAACAGGCGCTTTGCAAAAAAACATGGGATGGCGTACTATTACGGTCATTTCAAAGGTGCGGATACCACCGAGAACGTGCTTGACTGGAGTTTTGACCTGGGGATCAGCCAGCTCACGGTTTATGCTTTTTCCACGGAAAATTTTTTAAGACCGGTTGAAGAACAGAAGCGGCTTTTTGATCTTATAGGTATAAAGTTCGATAAGATATGCATGGATGCAAGGACTCATAAACGCCGTATGAGGGTCAGGATACTGGGGAACACCGACCTTCTTCCGGACTCGCTGAAATCGTCTGCAAGACATGCTGAGGAAATAACAAAGAATTACGATGGGGTTTACCTGAATGTTGCCCTTGCTTATGGGGGAAGACAGGAGCTTGTGGATGCAGCCAGGGCCATGGCGGCGAAGGTCAAAAAAGGGATGCTGTCCCTGGAAGACATTGATGAAGATGCCATTACCGAGAACCTGTCACTCTCAGGTGGAGCCTTACCTTGTGTCGATCTTATTGTCAGAACAGGGGGGGATGAGAGGATCTCCAATTTTCTTCCCTGGCAGGCGAACGGGAATGAGTGCGCCGCTTATTTCTGCGCCCCCTACTGGCCTGAGTTCAGAAAGATCGATTTTCTCAGGGCCATCCGCACATACCAGACGCGCGAGAGCGAGAGGCAAAAAAACACTGTCATGCGGATCGTGAGATTGCTGAGTTATTATGGCAGGGTGGAAGTGGAGGATGTTATCAGTATTTCAAGAAAGTCCATTGCCATCCCCAAACATGAGATCATCAAGATACTTCGCGACCTGGCATACAAGAATGTCGTAATAAGCAGAATGATAAAATGGTAG
- the nikR gene encoding nickel-responsive transcriptional regulator NikR, protein MEQDLARIGVSLPENLLEKFDEIIAKRGYSSRSEGIRDAIRSYIRYYAWMSEVEGERLGTISLVYDHNQRGLVNALLDIEHEFSEIIRSSLHVHINHDMCMEVLLVRGEGRDVKSVTERIMTLKGVKHVKLTTIMPGEEI, encoded by the coding sequence ATGGAACAGGATCTGGCCCGAATAGGCGTTTCTCTTCCCGAGAACTTGCTTGAAAAATTTGATGAGATAATCGCCAAAAGAGGTTATTCTTCACGCTCTGAAGGCATACGCGATGCAATAAGGAGCTATATACGCTACTATGCATGGATGAGCGAGGTTGAAGGGGAAAGGTTGGGAACGATCTCACTTGTTTATGATCATAACCAGAGAGGGCTTGTCAACGCACTGCTTGATATCGAACATGAGTTCTCTGAAATAATACGCTCTTCCCTTCATGTTCACATAAATCACGATATGTGCATGGAAGTATTGCTGGTACGGGGAGAAGGCAGGGACGTTAAAAGCGTCACCGAGAGGATAATGACACTGAAAGGTGTGAAGCATGTCAAATTGACAACGATCATGCCCGGCGAAGAAATATAA
- a CDS encoding flavodoxin domain-containing protein encodes MPKVVVVYLSTSGNTKAMADAIVEGAKSRNIDAKAMNFHEARIEDIKAADAIAIGSSTFYYKMLPPMEKFIESLEKANVANKVGSAFGSYGWSGEAPIMIAEKMRKLGMEIIDPVLRIQYQPTDKDLEECKRLGKDIANKVKKKYTKSESGSKLEDATMKEVKMGEGGH; translated from the coding sequence ATGCCAAAGGTAGTAGTTGTATATCTCAGTACATCAGGCAACACCAAAGCGATGGCAGATGCCATCGTAGAAGGTGCAAAATCAAGAAATATTGACGCTAAAGCCATGAATTTCCATGAAGCAAGAATAGAGGACATAAAAGCTGCGGATGCCATTGCGATTGGCTCTTCGACTTTCTATTACAAGATGCTGCCTCCTATGGAAAAATTTATTGAGAGCCTTGAAAAAGCAAATGTAGCAAATAAAGTAGGGTCAGCTTTCGGCTCTTACGGATGGAGTGGTGAAGCACCTATAATGATCGCAGAAAAAATGCGTAAGCTTGGCATGGAAATAATAGATCCCGTATTGCGAATCCAGTATCAACCTACAGACAAAGATCTTGAAGAATGTAAAAGGCTTGGAAAAGATATCGCTAATAAAGTGAAAAAGAAATATACCAAGTCAGAAAGCGGTTCAAAGCTTGAAGATGCAACCATGAAGGAAGTCAAAATGGGTGAGGGAGGTCACTGA
- a CDS encoding DUF6064 family protein: MGVPFTADQFLGVFEQYNLAVWPMQIFLYLIALIALILILWKAKNSDKIISGILAFFWLWMGIVYHLIYFTSINNAAYIFGALFIVQSILFFISGFIKSDLSFKFNFNAYTIAGAIFILYGLIIYPILGYSFGHVYPRAPTFGVPCPTIIFTFGVLLWTNKKFPKYLLIIPLIWSFLGFSAVLNWGILEDIMLLIAGVLGTALIVYRDRKS, from the coding sequence ATGGGAGTACCATTTACAGCTGATCAATTTTTAGGAGTTTTTGAACAATATAACTTAGCTGTTTGGCCAATGCAGATTTTTTTATATCTAATTGCCTTGATTGCTTTAATTTTAATTTTATGGAAGGCAAAGAATTCAGATAAAATTATTTCAGGCATTCTAGCATTCTTTTGGTTGTGGATGGGTATCGTATATCATTTGATATATTTTACATCGATAAATAATGCCGCATATATTTTTGGAGCACTTTTTATCGTCCAATCAATATTATTTTTTATCTCAGGATTCATTAAATCTGACCTTTCTTTCAAATTTAATTTTAATGCATACACAATAGCAGGTGCCATTTTCATTTTATATGGATTGATAATTTACCCTATTCTTGGATATTCTTTTGGTCATGTTTATCCAAGAGCACCAACATTTGGGGTCCCTTGCCCCACAATAATATTTACTTTTGGGGTACTTTTATGGACAAATAAGAAATTCCCTAAATATTTATTAATAATCCCATTAATATGGTCCTTTTTAGGATTCAGTGCAGTATTAAATTGGGGAATTTTGGAAGATATAATGCTTTTAATCGCGGGTGTTCTTGGTACAGCTCTCATTGTATATAGGGATAGAAAATCGTAA
- a CDS encoding GYD domain-containing protein, giving the protein MPDYLLQVTYTPEAVAAMLAKPQNREEAIRPAIEKLGGEIKNFWFTFGKYDVVLVASFPDNVSTLAFSMAVLAAGSVKTFNTTPLLSVDESIEAMKKASKSGYKPPSK; this is encoded by the coding sequence ATGCCAGATTATTTATTGCAGGTGACATATACACCCGAAGCTGTAGCTGCAATGTTAGCAAAGCCCCAAAATCGTGAAGAAGCTATACGTCCTGCAATTGAAAAACTTGGAGGAGAAATTAAGAACTTCTGGTTCACATTCGGAAAGTATGACGTTGTATTAGTCGCAAGCTTTCCTGACAATGTGAGCACATTGGCCTTTTCAATGGCCGTCTTAGCCGCGGGTTCTGTAAAAACATTCAACACTACACCATTGCTATCGGTCGATGAAAGCATTGAGGCTATGAAGAAAGCATCGAAGTCGGGATACAAGCCACCGAGCAAATAG
- a CDS encoding type II toxin-antitoxin system HicA family toxin, giving the protein MSRLQIIDARKMEKLLLTLGFERVRQKGSHVFYRNPDGRTTSVPHHPGRDLARPLIKEILREIELSVEEYNKCLKKL; this is encoded by the coding sequence TTGAGCAGGCTTCAGATAATCGATGCCAGAAAAATGGAGAAGTTGCTGCTTACACTGGGATTTGAGAGAGTACGGCAGAAAGGGAGCCATGTGTTTTACAGGAATCCTGACGGAAGAACGACCAGTGTACCGCATCATCCTGGAAGAGATTTAGCACGCCCGCTAATAAAAGAAATTCTGAGGGAAATAGAACTTAGTGTTGAGGAATACAATAAGTGTTTGAAGAAATTGTGA
- a CDS encoding type II toxin-antitoxin system HicB family antitoxin has translation MPTLTAYIEKDPETGLYVAIVPGIPGAHTQAETLDELQENLKEVLELCLEEMEPENKQYLPQFVGIQQVEVSI, from the coding sequence ATGCCAACACTAACTGCATACATCGAAAAAGATCCTGAAACAGGCTTATACGTGGCGATTGTCCCGGGAATTCCTGGTGCCCATACTCAGGCGGAGACTCTCGATGAGCTTCAGGAGAACCTTAAAGAGGTACTGGAACTGTGCCTGGAAGAAATGGAGCCTGAGAACAAGCAATATTTACCTCAATTTGTCGGGATTCAGCAAGTTGAGGTGAGTATTTGA